TGGCCAGGACTTGCACTTACTTTTTTCCCGGTTTCCTCTTTTTCCGCAGTGCGGACGCAAATCATCCAACCGCCTGTGGACACAACGGTGCTACTTGGCTTAACGGCCACCCTGCAGTGCAAGGTGTCCAGTGATCCCAGTGTTCCGTACAACATCGACTGGTATCGCGAGGGTCAGTCGTCGACGCCCATCAGTAATTCGCAGCGCATTGGTGTCCAGGCGGACGGTCAACTGGAGATCCAGGCGGTGCGGGCGAGCGACGTCGGGAGTTATGCCTGTGTGGTCACTTCTCCCGGGGGAAACGAGACGCGGGCTGCCCGCCTCAGCGTCATCGAACTTCCGTTCCCACCCAGCAATGTGAAGGTGGAACGACTACCGGAACCGCAACAGCGCAGCATCAACGTGTCCTGGACTCCGGGATTCGATGGCAACAGTCCAATATCCAAATTTATTATCCAGCGACGTGAGGTCTCCGAATTAGGTAAGTTTCGTTGGATacttttatctttattttttcGGTAGCGTAGCGTTTGTTGGTTGCGTTGGTTGTGGTTAGTATtggatttatgatttataagGCGAAGAGGTTGAGGTAGTACACACGGTTGCCATTTATAAACCAAGCCTTTGACAAAAAAGGTATCCACGTCATTTTATAGGAAAGAAGTCTCAAACTGTgtaacaatttttaaaaaatttccaTCCACTAATTCGAAACAGTTAATGTTTAGAAAAGCAAGTAATATAGAGCACAAGACAAGACTGAAAACATTCAATTACTTACAACCTGTATAGACTAATAAGTGGCAACCGCTTATTAAGCGTAATCTCATGGGGAACCACAAGCCACAAACCTGATTTAGGAACTCATTACAGACAACACAAAGGAAGCCAAGATTTTGATCTGTTTATTTCTGTTCTCTCTTTTCTTCCATTGACTTTGTTTTGAACACCACCAATAACTGGAACAACCGAAACTTTATGAACTGTAAATTGATTTCACATGTATTTTATACTGTGTTTATCTATGAAAACTTTTGCAAATAATCGTTGTATAATTTTGTTGATTTGCACCTTGTTTTGACCGCGTTCacatcaacatcaacaacaacatcacCACATGGAACTCGCTGTAATCTACTCACTTTTAACCAAACATAAATGCCACTTGTAATACACCCACTAAATTGCCCACCAATGATGCCATAACACCAATCGCACTTATACCATTCACACTCACAACTCACCCGCTGCACCATAATCCTCGCCTGCTGTTTTCCAAACACATTAACATCACAGAAAAATTCGTAGGTCCAGTTCCAGACCCTCTGCTCAACTGGATTACCGAGCTGAGCAATGTCTCGGCGGACCAACGTTGGATCCTGCTCGAGAACCTCAAGGCGGCCACCGTTTATCAGTTTAGGGTTAGTGCTGTCAATCGGGTGGGCGAGGGTTCGCCATCAGAACCCAGTAACGTCGTCGAGCTGCCCCAGGAAGGTGAGTACCACACAGTTCCCCCAAGTGATCCCAGGTTTTCGATCCGCATTTTGTGCATCTCGTACTAGTGTCGTAACCTTTTTGAGTTGATTTTGTTTGTGAATGTTGTGACTatgaaaaatgtatattatgatataatttttaaattgaatcTATGCATTCAAAAGTCTTCGTTTTAGCATCCCTGTAAAAATTGGTTAGTTTGTAAAACTGCAGGAGGTAAAGTTCTCGTTAACAAGTGTTGTGTTTTCAATTTCGTTTcataaaatttgattttatttgaaatggttatatatacatatttagtGCCCGTATAAACCATGTATAGTGTACAAAACTAATGCTGAATACCCTGTATACGTATTGTACTTTTACCTGCTATCGTTGTCATCACGAACATGAAATTTCAAATCGCCGTTGGTCGCCCGCCTGCGCGTAGAGTTTCCGCTTCACCGAGGTATATACAAAATTCACGCCCCTTTAAGCCCCTCACACAAATCACATACACAGCtaaacaaacaattaaaaacacaGAGAGAACTACGGACTCTCCTTTAAGTGGACCAAAGCGCTTTGAAGAATTTTGCTCTAATACATGAATATTTCAATACCCCAACTCTAGCTCCTTCGGGTCCACCGGTGGGATTTGTTGGATCCGCCCGCTCGATGTCAGAGATCATCACGCAATGGCAGCCACCGTTGGAGGAGCATCGCAATGGCCAGATCCTGGGATACATTCTCCGGTACCGCCTATTCGGTTACAACAATGTGCCTTGGTCCTACCAGAATATTACAAACGAAGCGCAGCGCAACTTCCTGATTCAAGAACTGATCACCTGGAAGGATTACATCGTGCAGATCGCAGCATATAACAACATGGGCGTGGGTGTCTACACCGAGGGCTCCAAAATTAAAACCAAGGAAGGAGTCCCAGAAGCACCCCCCACGAATGTAAAAGTAGAAGCTATCAACTCGACGGCAGCCAGGTGCCGGTGGACTCCACCCAATCCGCAGCAGATTAATGGCATCAACCAGGGCTATAAGATCCAGGCATGGCAACGTCGGTTGATAGATGGCGAGTGGAGGGACATTGAACGACGCATGAAAACAGTGCCCCCTAGTCTGATTGATCCACTGGCGGAACAGACAGCTATCCTCGGAGGACTTGAAAAGTTTACCGAGTACAATATCAGTGTGCTATGCTTCACGGACCCTGGCGATGGTGTGGCCAGTATTCAAGTGGCAGTGATGACCATGGATGACGTACCCGACGAGGTGACCGGATTGCATTTCGATGACGTCTCCGATAGATCCGTTAAAGTTCTCTGGGCGCCACCGCGCGCTTCGAACGGTATCTTAACGGGCTATACGGTTCGCTACCAAGTCAAGGATCGCCCGGATACCCTGAAATCCTTTAATCTGACAGCGGATGATACAGAGTTGACGGTGAACCAATTGCAGGCCACCACGCACTATTGGTTTGAGATTTTCGCGTGGACGCGTGTGGGCAGTGGAATTCCGAAAACAGCCACCATTCAGTCCGGCGTAGAACCAGTTCTCCCACATGCACCCACTGCTCTGGCATTATCCAATATCGAAGCATTCTCTGTTGTTCTGCAGTTCACTCCGGGCTTTGATGGCAACTCCAGCATTACCAAATGGAAAGTGGAGGGACAAACGGCCAGAAATATGACTTGGTTTACCATTTGCGAGATAAATGATCCCGATGCAGAGACCTTGACCGTCACTGGCTTGGTGCCGTTTACCCAGTACAGGCTGAGATTGAGTGCTAGTAATGTGGTTGGCAGCTCGAAGCCCTCGGAGGCAACCAAGGATTTCCAGACGATTCAAGCCAGGCCCAAACATCCACCGTTCAACGTAACCGTGCGGGCAATGAGTGCTCAACAACTGCGGGTTCGCTGGATTCCACTGCAACAAACCGAATGGTATGGAAATCCCCGGGGCTATAATATATCCTACAAGCAGCTGGTCAAAACTCCCGGGACCATTAAATACGTACCCCGGTCAGTGGTGATCGAAGATCACACAGCCAACTCCCACGTGTTAGATAGTCTGGAGGAGTGGACACTGTATGAGGTGAAAATGAATGCCTGCAACGATGTGGGATGTTCAAAAGAGAGTGACACTGCCGTGGAGAGAACTCGCGAAGCTGTTCCTAGCTATGGACCCCTGGATGTCCAGGCGAATGCCACATCATCCACCACAGTGGTTGTGCAATGGGGTGAGGTGCCCCGACAACACAGGAATGGTCAGATAGATGGCTACAAGGTGTTTTATGCCGCCGCAGATCGGGGACAACAGGTGCTGCACAAGACGATACCCAATAATGCCACATTTACCACTACCTTGACGGAACTGAAAAAATACGTGGTTTACCATGTTCAGGTTCTGGCCTACACCAGATTGGGTAATGGTGCTCTAAGCACTCCACCCATTAGAGTTCAGACCTTTGAGGATACCCCTGGAGTGCCATCGAACGTTAGTTTTCCCGATGTCTCCTTGACCATGGCTCGCATAATTTGGGATGTGCCTGTGGATCCTAATGGCAAGATCTTGGCTTATCAGGTCACGTACACATTAAATGGTAGTGCCATGCTGAACTACAGTCGAGAGTTTCCGCCTTCCGATCGAACATTCCGGGCGACAGAATTACTTCCCGGAAAGTATTACAGCTTTAGTTGTACGGCTCAAACGCGACTGGGATGGGGAAAAATAGCTACTGCTCTCGTGTACACTACCAACAACAGGGAGAGACCTCAGGCACCTTCGGTTCCGCAAATATCACGCAGTCAGATTCAGGCCCATCAAATCACCTTCAGTTGGACACCAGGAAGAGATGGCTTTGCGCCACTACGCTACTACACAGTGGAAATGCGTGAAAACGAGGGCAGGTGGCAACCACTTCCAGAAAGGGTGGATCCATCTCTTAGTTCCTTTACAGCAGTTGGTCTGAGACCCTATATGACATATCAATTCCGCATACAGGCCACCAATGACCTGGGACCGTCCGCTTTTAGTCGAGAAAGTGTTATCGTGAGAACTTTACCCGCTGCTCCGGCAGTGGGAGTTGGAGGTCTCAAGGTAGTTCCCATAACCACAACTTCGGTGAGGGTGCAGTGGAGTGCTCTGGAGACTGCATTGTGGAATGGTGATGCCTCAACTGGTGGCTACAGGATTTTATATCAACAACTCTCCGATTTCCCCACCGCCCTGCAGTCTACACCCAAAACGGATGTGCACGGCATCAATGAGAACAGTGTTGTTCTGTCGGATCTTCAACAGGATCGCAACTATGAAATTGTGGTGCTACCATTTAATTCCCAGGGCCCTGGGCCAGCCACACCCCCCGCAGCGGTCTATGTTGGCGAAGCGGTGCCGACTGGGGAACCGAGAGCCGTAGATGCAGCACCCATTTCCAGCACGGAAGTGCGATTACTGTGGAAGCCACCAAAGCAGAGCATGCAGAATGGAGATATTTTAGGATATAAGATCTACTACCTGGTCACTTATTCACCGCAAGCGTTGGAACCAGGTCGCAAATGGGAGGAGGAAATCGAGGTTGTTTCGGCCACTGCAACTTCCCACAGTCTCGTGTTCCTTGATAAGTTCACCGAGTATCGAATCCAACTGCTGGCCTTCAATCCGGCGGGAGATGGACCACGATCCGCCCCAATTACCGTGAAAACACTGCCAGGAGTGCCAAGTGCTCCACTTCACCTTAGATTTTCAGATATCACCATGCAGAGCTTGGAGGTTACCTGGGATCCACCGAAGTTCCTCAACGGTGAGATCTTGGGGTACTTGGTTACCTACGAAACCACCGAGGAGAATGAAAGTAGGTTGCAATATTCATATCTGACTGTCATCATGTGTCTTACTCTCTTTCTTTGTAATCCCACAGAGTTCAGCAAGCAAGTGAAACAAAAGGTATCTAATACAACACTGCGTGTTCAAAATCTCGAGGAAGAGGTCACCTATACATTCACTGTCCGTGCTCAAACGTCCGTCGATTACGGTCCGGGTATAAGTGAGAATGTGACAACAGGGCCTCAAGATGGATCCCCAGTTGCGCCGCGTGATCTCATCCTGACCAAGACGCTATCCAGCGTAGAAATGCATTGGATAAATGGTCCTTCCGGGAGGGGACCCATTCTGGGCTATCTTATCGAGGCGAAGAAGCGAGGTAAGTCGGGGTTTTCTGCTTGGAATTGTAGGACTGGTTTTGGACTTGCACTTACTAAATGATCTCTCCGCATATCTCTCCTATTTTGCATTCAATGCCTCTTTGGTGTCTTGGTTCTAAATGACAAATTCTTTCCCAAATACTCTTTTGAAATACTTACGTAGAAAAAGGAGAGCCGTCATTTGTTTGTAAGTATATCTGTCCCGTAGAAATTAGAATGTAAGCTAATGTACATATCGTATGTCTCAACATTTTTAAAGTAGTCTCATTTTGtctcatttaaaaaaatgcctATTTCTTTCAAAGATTAACTA
The Drosophila mauritiana strain mau12 chromosome X, ASM438214v1, whole genome shotgun sequence DNA segment above includes these coding regions:
- the LOC117147269 gene encoding protein sidekick isoform X3 produces the protein MLKSAASSLRRRRPKTTITATTAIEMQSQPQLASLLAVLVLLCYCDSCFFCYADANLQQQNSIVQQQQLQAPRFTTHPSSSGSIVSEGSTKILQCHALGYPQPTYRWLKDGVPVGDFSSSQFYRFHSTRREDAGSYQCIARNDAGSIFSEKSDVVVAYMGIFENTTEGRLTVVSGHPAIFDMPPIESVPVPSVMWQSEDGPLNYDIKYAFTHANQLIILSADENDRKGYRAKAINTQLGKEESSAFVHLNVSGDPYIEVAPEIIVRPQDVKVKVGTGVVELQCIANARPLHELETLWLKDGLAVETAGVRHTLNDPWNRTLALLQANSSHSGEYTCQVRLRSGGYPAVSASARLQILEPPLFFTPMRAETFGEFGGQVQLTCDVVGEPTPQVKWFRNAESVDAHIESGRYTLNTDNTLVIKKLILDDAAMFQCLAINEAGENSASTWLRVKTKTAKNRVKRLAQPRILRVRASHAGLGSEKGSESGSSDRRKEFRFASAPIMELPPQNVTALDGKDATISCRAVGSPNPNITWIYNETQLVDISSRVQILESGDLLISNIRSVDAGLYICVRANEAGSVKGEAYLSVLVRTQIIQPPVDTTVLLGLTATLQCKVSSDPSVPYNIDWYREGQSSTPISNSQRIGVQADGQLEIQAVRASDVGSYACVVTSPGGNETRAARLSVIELPFPPSNVKVERLPEPQQRSINVSWTPGFDGNSPISKFIIQRREVSELEKFVGPVPDPLLNWITELSNVSADQRWILLENLKAATVYQFRVSAVNRVGEGSPSEPSNVVELPQEAPSGPPVGFVGSARSMSEIITQWQPPLEEHRNGQILGYILRYRLFGYNNVPWSYQNITNEAQRNFLIQELITWKDYIVQIAAYNNMGVGVYTEGSKIKTKEGVPEAPPTNVKVEAINSTAARCRWTPPNPQQINGINQGYKIQAWQRRLIDGEWRDIERRMKTVPPSLIDPLAEQTAILGGLEKFTEYNISVLCFTDPGDGVASIQVAVMTMDDVPDEVTGLHFDDVSDRSVKVLWAPPRASNGILTGYTVRYQVKDRPDTLKSFNLTADDTELTVNQLQATTHYWFEIFAWTRVGSGIPKTATIQSGVEPVLPHAPTALALSNIEAFSVVLQFTPGFDGNSSITKWKVEGQTARNMTWFTICEINDPDAETLTVTGLVPFTQYRLRLSASNVVGSSKPSEATKDFQTIQARPKHPPFNVTVRAMSAQQLRVRWIPLQQTEWYGNPRGYNISYKQLVKTPGTIKYVPRSVVIEDHTANSHVLDSLEEWTLYEVKMNACNDVGCSKESDTAVERTREAVPSYGPLDVQANATSSTTVVVQWGEVPRQHRNGQIDGYKVFYAAADRGQQVLHKTIPNNATFTTTLTELKKYVVYHVQVLAYTRLGNGALSTPPIRVQTFEDTPGVPSNVSFPDVSLTMARIIWDVPVDPNGKILAYQVTYTLNGSAMLNYSREFPPSDRTFRATELLPGKYYSFSCTAQTRLGWGKIATALVYTTNNRERPQAPSVPQISRSQIQAHQITFSWTPGRDGFAPLRYYTVEMRENEGRWQPLPERVDPSLSSFTAVGLRPYMTYQFRIQATNDLGPSAFSRESVIVRTLPAAPAVGVGGLKVVPITTTSVRVQWSALETALWNGDASTGGYRILYQQLSDFPTALQSTPKTDVHGINENSVVLSDLQQDRNYEIVVLPFNSQGPGPATPPAAVYVGEAVPTGEPRAVDAAPISSTEVRLLWKPPKQSMQNGDILGYKIYYLVTYSPQALEPGRKWEEEIEVVSATATSHSLVFLDKFTEYRIQLLAFNPAGDGPRSAPITVKTLPGVPSAPLHLRFSDITMQSLEVTWDPPKFLNGEILGYLVTYETTEENEKFSKQVKQKVSNTTLRVQNLEEEVTYTFTVRAQTSVDYGPGISENVTTGPQDGSPVAPRDLILTKTLSSVEMHWINGPSGRGPILGYLIEAKKRDDSRWTKIEQTRKGMMQDFTVSYHILMPSTAYTFRVIAYNRYGISFPVYSKDSILTPSKLHLEYGYLQHKPFYRQTWFMVSLAATSIVIIVMVIAVLCVKSKSYKYKQEAQKTLEESMAMSIDERQELALELYRSRHGVGTGTLNSVGTLRSGTLGTLGRKSTSRPPPGVHLGKSPPRPSPASVAYHSDEESLKCYDENPDDSSVTEKPSEVSSSEASQHSESENESVRSDPHSFVNHYANVNDSLRQSWKKTKPVRNYSSYTDSEPEGSAVMSLNGGQIIVNNMARSRAPLPGFSSFV
- the LOC117147269 gene encoding protein sidekick isoform X5 — translated: MLKSAASSLRRRRPKTTITATTAIEMQSQPQLASLLAVLVLLCYCDSCFFCYADANLQQQNSIVQQQQLQAPRFTTHPSSSGSIVSEGSTKILQCHALGYPQPTYRWLKDGVPVGDFSSSQFYRFHSTRREDAGSYQCIARNDAGSIFSEKSDVVVAYMGIFENTTEGRLTVVSGHPAIFDMPPIESVPVPSVMWQSEDGPLNYDIKYAFTHANQLIILSADENDRKGYRAKAINTQLGKEESSAFVHLNVSGDPYIEVAPEIIVRPQDVKVKVGTGVVELQCIANARPLHELETLWLKDGLAVETAGVRHTLNDPWNRTLALLQANSSHSGEYTCQVRLRSGGYPAVSASARLQILEPPLFFTPMRAETFGEFGGQVQLTCDVVGEPTPQVKWFRNAESVDAHIESGRYTLNTDNTLVIKKLILDDAAMFQCLAINEAGENSASTWLRVKTSAPIMELPPQNVTALDGKDATISCRAVGSPNPNITWIYNETQLVDISSRVQILESGDLLISNIRSVDAGLYICVRANEAGSVKGEAYLSVLVRTQIIQPPVDTTVLLGLTATLQCKVSSDPSVPYNIDWYREGQSSTPISNSQRIGVQADGQLEIQAVRASDVGSYACVVTSPGGNETRAARLSVIELPFPPSNVKVERLPEPQQRSINVSWTPGFDGNSPISKFIIQRREVSELEKFVGPVPDPLLNWITELSNVSADQRWILLENLKAATVYQFRVSAVNRVGEGSPSEPSNVVELPQEAPSGPPVGFVGSARSMSEIITQWQPPLEEHRNGQILGYILRYRLFGYNNVPWSYQNITNEAQRNFLIQELITWKDYIVQIAAYNNMGVGVYTEGSKIKTKEGVPEAPPTNVKVEAINSTAARCRWTPPNPQQINGINQGYKIQAWQRRLIDGEWRDIERRMKTVPPSLIDPLAEQTAILGGLEKFTEYNISVLCFTDPGDGVASIQVAVMTMDDVPDEVTGLHFDDVSDRSVKVLWAPPRASNGILTGYTVRYQVKDRPDTLKSFNLTADDTELTVNQLQATTHYWFEIFAWTRVGSGIPKTATIQSGVEPVLPHAPTALALSNIEAFSVVLQFTPGFDGNSSITKWKVEGQTARNMTWFTICEINDPDAETLTVTGLVPFTQYRLRLSASNVVGSSKPSEATKDFQTIQARPKHPPFNVTVRAMSAQQLRVRWIPLQQTEWYGNPRGYNISYKQLVKTPGTIKYVPRSVVIEDHTANSHVLDSLEEWTLYEVKMNACNDVGCSKESDTAVERTREAVPSYGPLDVQANATSSTTVVVQWGEVPRQHRNGQIDGYKVFYAAADRGQQVLHKTIPNNATFTTTLTELKKYVVYHVQVLAYTRLGNGALSTPPIRVQTFEDTPGVPSNVSFPDVSLTMARIIWDVPVDPNGKILAYQVTYTLNGSAMLNYSREFPPSDRTFRATELLPGKYYSFSCTAQTRLGWGKIATALVYTTNNRERPQAPSVPQISRSQIQAHQITFSWTPGRDGFAPLRYYTVEMRENEGRWQPLPERVDPSLSSFTAVGLRPYMTYQFRIQATNDLGPSAFSRESVIVRTLPAAPAVGVGGLKVVPITTTSVRVQWSALETALWNGDASTGGYRILYQQLSDFPTALQSTPKTDVHGINENSVVLSDLQQDRNYEIVVLPFNSQGPGPATPPAAVYVGEAVPTGEPRAVDAAPISSTEVRLLWKPPKQSMQNGDILGYKIYYLVTYSPQALEPGRKWEEEIEVVSATATSHSLVFLDKFTEYRIQLLAFNPAGDGPRSAPITVKTLPGVPSAPLHLRFSDITMQSLEVTWDPPKFLNGEILGYLVTYETTEENEKFSKQVKQKVSNTTLRVQNLEEEVTYTFTVRAQTSVDYGPGISENVTTGPQDGSPVAPRDLILTKTLSSVEMHWINGPSGRGPILGYLIEAKKREKGEPSFVYDSRWTKIEQTRKGMMQDFTVSYHILMPSTAYTFRVIAYNRYGISFPVYSKDSILTPSKLHLEYGYLQHKPFYRQTWFMVSLAATSIVIIVMVIAVLCVKSKSYKYKQEAQKTLEESMAMSIDERQELALELYRSRHGVGTGTLNSVGTLRSGTLGTLGRKSTSRPPPGVHLGKSPPRPSPASVAYHSDEESLKCYDENPDDSSVTEKPSEVSSSEASQHSESENESVRSDPHSFVNHYANVNDSLRQSWKKTKPVRNYSSYTDSEPEGSAVMSLNGGQIIVNNMARSRAPLPGFSSFV
- the LOC117147269 gene encoding protein sidekick isoform X7, with product MLKSAASSLRRRRPKTTITATTAIEMQSQPQLASLLAVLVLLCYCDSCFFCYADANLQQQNSIVQQQQLQAPRFTTHPSSSGSIVSEGSTKILQCHALGYPQPTYRWLKDGVPVGDFSSSQFYRFHSTRREDAGSYQCIARNDAGSIFSEKSDVVVAYMGIFENTTEGRLTVVSGHPAIFDMPPIESVPVPSVMWQSEDGPLNYDIKYAFTHANQLIILSADENDRKGYRAKAINTQLGKEESSAFVHLNVSGDPYIEVAPEIIVRPQDVKVKVGTGVVELQCIANARPLHELETLWLKDGLAVETAGVRHTLNDPWNRTLALLQANSSHSGEYTCQVRLRSGGYPAVSASARLQILEPPLFFTPMRAETFGEFGGQVQLTCDVVGEPTPQVKWFRNAESVDAHIESGRYTLNTDNTLVIKKLILDDAAMFQCLAINEAGENSASTWLRVKTSAPIMELPPQNVTALDGKDATISCRAVGSPNPNITWIYNETQLVDISSRVQILESGDLLISNIRSVDAGLYICVRANEAGSVKGEAYLSVLVRTQIIQPPVDTTVLLGLTATLQCKVSSDPSVPYNIDWYREGQSSTPISNSQRIGVQADGQLEIQAVRASDVGSYACVVTSPGGNETRAARLSVIELPFPPSNVKVERLPEPQQRSINVSWTPGFDGNSPISKFIIQRREVSELGPVPDPLLNWITELSNVSADQRWILLENLKAATVYQFRVSAVNRVGEGSPSEPSNVVELPQEAPSGPPVGFVGSARSMSEIITQWQPPLEEHRNGQILGYILRYRLFGYNNVPWSYQNITNEAQRNFLIQELITWKDYIVQIAAYNNMGVGVYTEGSKIKTKEGVPEAPPTNVKVEAINSTAARCRWTPPNPQQINGINQGYKIQAWQRRLIDGEWRDIERRMKTVPPSLIDPLAEQTAILGGLEKFTEYNISVLCFTDPGDGVASIQVAVMTMDDVPDEVTGLHFDDVSDRSVKVLWAPPRASNGILTGYTVRYQVKDRPDTLKSFNLTADDTELTVNQLQATTHYWFEIFAWTRVGSGIPKTATIQSGVEPVLPHAPTALALSNIEAFSVVLQFTPGFDGNSSITKWKVEGQTARNMTWFTICEINDPDAETLTVTGLVPFTQYRLRLSASNVVGSSKPSEATKDFQTIQARPKHPPFNVTVRAMSAQQLRVRWIPLQQTEWYGNPRGYNISYKQLVKTPGTIKYVPRSVVIEDHTANSHVLDSLEEWTLYEVKMNACNDVGCSKESDTAVERTREAVPSYGPLDVQANATSSTTVVVQWGEVPRQHRNGQIDGYKVFYAAADRGQQVLHKTIPNNATFTTTLTELKKYVVYHVQVLAYTRLGNGALSTPPIRVQTFEDTPGVPSNVSFPDVSLTMARIIWDVPVDPNGKILAYQVTYTLNGSAMLNYSREFPPSDRTFRATELLPGKYYSFSCTAQTRLGWGKIATALVYTTNNRERPQAPSVPQISRSQIQAHQITFSWTPGRDGFAPLRYYTVEMRENEGRWQPLPERVDPSLSSFTAVGLRPYMTYQFRIQATNDLGPSAFSRESVIVRTLPAAPAVGVGGLKVVPITTTSVRVQWSALETALWNGDASTGGYRILYQQLSDFPTALQSTPKTDVHGINENSVVLSDLQQDRNYEIVVLPFNSQGPGPATPPAAVYVGEAVPTGEPRAVDAAPISSTEVRLLWKPPKQSMQNGDILGYKIYYLVTYSPQALEPGRKWEEEIEVVSATATSHSLVFLDKFTEYRIQLLAFNPAGDGPRSAPITVKTLPGVPSAPLHLRFSDITMQSLEVTWDPPKFLNGEILGYLVTYETTEENEKFSKQVKQKVSNTTLRVQNLEEEVTYTFTVRAQTSVDYGPGISENVTTGPQDGSPVAPRDLILTKTLSSVEMHWINGPSGRGPILGYLIEAKKRDDSRWTKIEQTRKGMMQDFTVSYHILMPSTAYTFRVIAYNRYGISFPVYSKDSILTPSKLHLEYGYLQHKPFYRQTWFMVSLAATSIVIIVMVIAVLCVKSKSYKYKQEAQKTLEESMAMSIDERQELALELYRSRHGVGTGTLNSVGTLRSGTLGTLGRKSTSRPPPGVHLGKSPPRPSPASVAYHSDEESLKCYDENPDDSSVTEKPSEVSSSEASQHSESENESVRSDPHSFVNHYANVNDSLRQSWKKTKPVRNYSSYTDSEPEGSAVMSLNGGQIIVNNMARSRAPLPGFSSFV